In the Duncaniella freteri genome, one interval contains:
- the rmuC gene encoding DNA recombination protein RmuC, whose protein sequence is MSYIITLAVALIAVAAICLVVSIRRSLDSANAENVALKVESEKSKLDVERAVNSSAVELATVRQELESAYKRLDVSESTAGQRISELTSELRVLQESLAKAREENARLNTSLSHIEAERESHEKQLELRFRNLANDILRQNSSDFKAQNEQRLEEILSPLRNNLDEFRKTVTETYNNEARERFSLTERIRELVDLNNTISREARELTLALRGNNQVQGDWGEMVLESILERSGLQEGEEYFLQMTSEPNGCAIRNEEGVKLRPDVVVKYPDGRCVIIDSKVSLTAFVEYINAEDDRVKGDASVRHVKSVRSHVDELARKSYQNYIGEAKLDFVMMFIPNEPAYIAAMRLDSNLWQEAYDRKVLIVSPTHLVSGLRLIEQLWSRDKVTKNAIKIAEDAGKMYDKFADFTKDMDRIASGIASASKAHAEAMNKLSTGTGNLVKRAQDLKALGIKSSKQLAASVQKED, encoded by the coding sequence ATGTCGTATATAATTACGCTTGCTGTGGCACTTATAGCTGTTGCAGCAATATGCCTGGTAGTGTCAATCAGGCGGTCACTTGACTCAGCGAATGCTGAGAACGTAGCTTTGAAGGTTGAATCAGAAAAATCCAAGCTTGATGTGGAGAGGGCTGTGAACTCCTCGGCAGTAGAGCTTGCCACAGTGCGTCAGGAACTTGAATCGGCCTATAAACGGCTTGACGTGTCCGAGTCGACAGCAGGTCAAAGGATATCTGAGCTAACCTCGGAACTTCGAGTGCTACAGGAATCGCTTGCTAAAGCACGTGAAGAGAATGCCAGGCTTAACACTTCTTTGTCGCATATCGAGGCTGAACGAGAGAGTCATGAGAAGCAGCTTGAACTGAGGTTCAGAAATCTTGCAAATGATATACTCAGGCAGAATTCCTCGGACTTCAAGGCACAGAATGAACAGAGGCTTGAGGAGATATTGTCCCCATTGCGGAACAATCTTGATGAGTTCCGCAAGACGGTGACAGAGACATATAATAATGAGGCGCGAGAACGATTTTCGCTCACAGAGCGCATACGTGAGCTTGTAGATCTCAACAACACCATTTCGCGTGAGGCTCGTGAACTCACATTGGCTCTGCGCGGCAATAATCAGGTGCAAGGTGATTGGGGAGAGATGGTGCTTGAGTCGATACTGGAGCGCAGCGGACTTCAGGAGGGTGAGGAATACTTCCTTCAGATGACGAGTGAGCCTAACGGATGTGCGATAAGGAATGAGGAGGGTGTTAAACTACGTCCTGACGTTGTGGTTAAATACCCTGATGGTCGCTGTGTGATAATTGACTCAAAAGTGTCTCTGACAGCATTTGTCGAATATATAAATGCCGAGGATGACAGAGTCAAGGGAGATGCATCTGTGCGTCATGTCAAGTCTGTGCGAAGCCATGTCGATGAGCTTGCACGCAAGAGCTATCAGAATTATATCGGAGAGGCAAAGCTCGATTTTGTGATGATGTTTATCCCTAATGAGCCTGCTTATATTGCAGCAATGCGTCTTGATTCCAATTTATGGCAGGAGGCGTACGACCGAAAGGTCCTTATTGTGTCCCCGACACATCTTGTGTCGGGACTGCGGCTTATAGAGCAGTTGTGGAGCCGTGACAAGGTCACAAAAAATGCCATAAAGATAGCTGAAGATGCCGGAAAGATGTACGACAAGTTTGCAGACTTTACTAAGGATATGGATAGGATCGCTTCGGGAATTGCTTCGGCATCCAAGGCTCATGCTGAAGCTATGAACAAACTTTCGACAGGCACCGGGAATCTTGTTAAGCGAGCCCAGGATCTTAAGGCTCTTGGTATAAAATCATCCAAGCAGCTTGCTGCGTCCGTGCAGAAAGAAGATTAA
- a CDS encoding SO_0444 family Cu/Zn efflux transporter codes for MQLQYFFQSLWGIINEMSPYILLGFLIAGFLHVFIKPAAMSRHLAGSGIMPVVKAALFGIPLPLCSCGVLPTAVALRRQGASKGATTSFLIATPQTGVDSIAATYSLLGLPFAILRPIAALIGSVIGGGAVNKLAQDEDSIPDTMPASCCASTRKDEYAGLSLPRKIVEAVRYGLVDMVASVGKWLVIGLVIAALITVLVPDQLFLSLNRYPLLAMGVMILVAVPMYVCATGSIPIAMSLMLKGLSPGVAFVLLMAGPAANFASVMVLSRTMGRRATLIYVGSVVATAIGFGLMIDYLLPSGWFIPQTSHLMSCHDGHSGTPLFPTVCSILLGLLLIYTAIKSHSHNNTHTHNPNKNTMRREYIIEGMSCPHCQATVTKAISALSGAENVTTDLSTGTAIVEGEVSPEAVKEAVYNAGFTIR; via the coding sequence ATGCAATTACAATATTTCTTCCAATCGCTCTGGGGCATCATAAACGAGATGTCACCATACATATTGCTCGGATTCCTCATCGCAGGATTCCTGCATGTGTTCATAAAACCGGCTGCCATGTCGCGTCATCTTGCAGGAAGCGGGATTATGCCGGTAGTAAAGGCTGCACTTTTCGGTATACCACTGCCGCTATGCTCCTGTGGAGTGCTCCCGACTGCTGTAGCGTTGCGCAGACAGGGGGCCTCAAAAGGTGCCACCACTTCATTCCTTATAGCCACACCTCAGACCGGCGTTGACTCCATAGCGGCGACATACTCTCTGCTTGGTCTGCCGTTTGCAATCCTGCGACCGATAGCCGCCCTCATAGGATCAGTGATCGGAGGTGGGGCCGTGAACAAACTTGCCCAAGATGAAGACTCCATTCCCGATACAATGCCTGCCTCATGCTGTGCATCAACTCGTAAAGATGAGTACGCAGGATTGAGCCTGCCACGAAAAATTGTCGAAGCTGTACGTTACGGACTTGTTGATATGGTGGCAAGCGTGGGCAAATGGCTGGTGATAGGTCTGGTCATAGCCGCCCTGATCACCGTACTTGTCCCTGACCAACTGTTCTTAAGCCTTAACCGATATCCCCTCCTGGCAATGGGCGTCATGATACTTGTGGCAGTACCCATGTACGTATGCGCCACCGGATCAATCCCTATCGCAATGTCACTAATGCTCAAAGGCCTGAGCCCAGGTGTCGCATTCGTTTTGCTTATGGCGGGACCGGCTGCCAACTTTGCATCCGTAATGGTACTGTCTCGCACAATGGGACGCAGAGCCACGCTCATATATGTCGGCTCAGTTGTAGCTACAGCAATTGGATTCGGCCTTATGATAGACTATCTCCTTCCCTCCGGCTGGTTTATCCCACAGACATCACACCTGATGTCATGCCATGACGGACACAGCGGAACACCACTATTTCCAACAGTATGTTCAATACTTCTTGGATTGCTTCTTATATACACGGCAATAAAATCCCACAGCCATAACAATACACATACACATAACCCCAACAAAAACACAATGAGAAGAGAATACATCATTGAGGGAATGTCCTGCCCTCACTGCCAGGCAACTGTAACCAAAGCAATCTCAGCTCTCAGCGGAGCTGAAAATGTGACTACCGATCTATCCACCGGCACAGCCATAGTGGAAGGGGAAGTGTCACCTGAAGCCGTAAAAGAGGCCGTATATAACGCAGGTTTCACAATAAGATAA
- a CDS encoding CPBP family intramembrane glutamic endopeptidase codes for MISNEPSLNPLPSLRYSYLMRIFYFLLITFVSLIITVVTMSSIIRGGHTTELVRIATVVQDVALFILPAIITAVIVSPLPARLLCIDRKPSASITILAFVALMCSIPAMNMIVEWNENITLPQSLEALEEWMRKSEETARAQVEILLGGASVADLIINILIVGVLAGFSEEIFFRGAMQRLLSSGSINYHAAIWLTAFLFSAFHIQFFGFFPRLLLGAFFGYLLYWSGSILLPALMHAINNSIVVYSMWQSNISPEVNDTDINSWGSDSIIIVMSSILLTSVAIYLLKNINKTRNGVTR; via the coding sequence ATGATATCAAACGAACCATCCTTGAATCCTCTCCCATCACTGCGCTACAGTTATCTTATGAGGATATTTTATTTCCTCCTGATAACATTTGTGTCACTCATAATAACTGTTGTGACCATGTCCTCGATAATCCGCGGAGGACACACCACAGAATTAGTCCGGATTGCTACAGTAGTCCAGGATGTAGCTCTCTTCATTCTTCCTGCAATCATAACAGCAGTAATAGTGTCACCACTGCCGGCACGCCTGCTGTGCATTGACCGCAAACCATCAGCCTCAATTACCATTCTTGCATTTGTTGCCCTGATGTGTTCGATACCGGCAATGAACATGATTGTGGAATGGAACGAGAACATCACGCTTCCACAGTCGCTTGAGGCCTTAGAGGAATGGATGCGCAAGAGTGAGGAGACAGCAAGGGCTCAGGTCGAAATTCTTCTCGGAGGGGCATCGGTCGCAGATCTCATAATCAACATTCTCATAGTAGGAGTGCTCGCAGGATTCAGCGAAGAGATTTTCTTCCGTGGAGCTATGCAAAGGCTCCTGTCGTCAGGGTCCATAAACTACCATGCCGCAATATGGCTCACTGCATTCCTGTTCAGCGCATTCCATATCCAATTCTTCGGATTTTTTCCACGCTTGTTGCTTGGAGCGTTTTTCGGCTATCTTCTTTATTGGTCAGGCTCGATATTGCTCCCGGCATTAATGCATGCCATCAACAACAGCATTGTGGTCTATTCAATGTGGCAGTCCAATATATCCCCTGAAGTAAACGATACCGATATAAACTCATGGGGATCAGACTCAATAATAATAGTTATGAGCTCCATATTGCTTACATCGGTGGCTATATATCTCCTCAAGAATATAAACAAAACCCGAAATGGTGTAACGCGATAA
- a CDS encoding tRNA1(Val) (adenine(37)-N6)-methyltransferase, translating into MSIFRFKQFTVDDSRCGMKIGTDGVLLGSWAHADGAGCIIDAGTGSGLIALMMAQRYPKTHVTGIDIDEPATLDAMHNVSLSPWSGRIDIINTDLLNWSPGNHIPEIEHPICIVSNPPFFTEALHSPDAARSLARHGTGFGVETLIQWAAEIMTRPGDTLSFISPMDRDDDVQYHLSLSRLAATRIADVSPRQDKNPIRRLYEVTRECDVHSPCHTEHICIRNLDGSYTSQYSSLTSQFYLDK; encoded by the coding sequence ATGAGCATATTCAGATTCAAGCAATTTACGGTTGATGATTCAAGGTGCGGAATGAAAATCGGCACCGACGGAGTACTTCTTGGCTCATGGGCTCATGCCGATGGTGCCGGATGTATCATAGACGCAGGAACGGGGTCAGGACTGATAGCACTGATGATGGCACAAAGATACCCTAAGACACATGTGACAGGCATCGACATCGATGAACCGGCGACACTTGATGCAATGCACAATGTCTCCCTATCCCCATGGTCCGGAAGAATAGATATCATCAATACCGACCTGCTCAACTGGTCCCCCGGCAATCATATACCGGAGATCGAACATCCCATATGCATAGTGTCCAATCCGCCGTTCTTCACAGAGGCTCTTCATTCCCCCGATGCCGCCCGCTCACTTGCCCGCCACGGCACCGGATTTGGAGTGGAAACATTGATACAATGGGCAGCAGAAATCATGACCCGACCTGGCGACACACTCTCTTTCATATCCCCTATGGACCGGGACGATGATGTGCAATATCATCTGTCTCTATCACGACTTGCTGCTACAAGAATCGCAGACGTGTCACCTCGTCAGGACAAGAATCCCATCCGCCGTCTATATGAGGTGACTCGCGAATGCGATGTCCATTCTCCTTGCCATACAGAACATATATGCATCCGGAATCTCGACGGATCATATACCAGCCAATACTCCTCGCTCACCAGCCAATTCTACCTTGACAAATGA
- a CDS encoding thioredoxin family protein, which translates to MNYNEIIKSSPVVLVEFYASWCPHCQRMTPIVDQVKSQLQNRVPLYQYDIDKNEAESTEADIQSVPTFIIYSNGVERWRHSGEIESKDLLKKVEEYM; encoded by the coding sequence ATGAATTATAATGAAATCATCAAATCATCCCCTGTAGTACTTGTAGAATTCTACGCCTCATGGTGTCCCCACTGCCAACGCATGACTCCTATCGTTGATCAAGTCAAGTCACAGCTCCAGAATCGCGTACCACTCTATCAGTATGACATTGACAAGAATGAGGCGGAATCCACTGAAGCTGATATACAATCGGTTCCGACATTCATAATCTACAGTAACGGCGTAGAGAGATGGCGTCACAGCGGAGAGATTGAAAGCAAAGATCTGCTGAAAAAAGTAGAGGAATACATGTAA
- the gmd gene encoding GDP-mannose 4,6-dehydratase, translating into MRTALITGVTGQDGSFLAELLLDKGYDVHGTIRRSSVDYRERIAHLEGHKNFHLHYADLGDSMSLLQVIGKVRPDEIYNLAAQSHVQVSFDAPEFTADVDATGVLRILEAVRQCGLTHSCRIYQASTSELYGKVEEVPQNENTPFHPYSPYAVAKLYGFWIVKEYREAYGMYCCSGILFNHESERRGETFVTRKITLAAARIAQGKQEKLYLGNLSSLRDWGYAKDYVECMWLILQQQKPEDYVIATGEQHSVREFCLLAFRRAGIELRFEGEGADEVGIDVATGKVVIEVSSDFYRPTDVVNLWGDPTKAKGKLGWDPSKKTSFEELVNIMVDADMAKVAIERAGEQVRTNLVEYLEKGIVK; encoded by the coding sequence ATGAGGACTGCTTTGATTACCGGTGTCACCGGTCAGGACGGATCATTCCTTGCCGAATTGCTTTTGGATAAGGGCTATGATGTTCATGGTACCATACGCCGTTCGTCAGTTGATTATCGTGAGCGCATAGCTCATCTTGAGGGACATAAGAATTTTCACCTTCACTATGCTGACCTTGGTGATTCGATGTCGCTCCTTCAGGTAATAGGCAAGGTGCGACCCGACGAGATCTATAATCTTGCTGCCCAAAGCCATGTGCAGGTGTCGTTTGATGCCCCGGAGTTTACAGCTGATGTAGACGCTACAGGTGTGCTGCGTATTCTTGAGGCTGTACGTCAGTGCGGGCTCACACATTCCTGTCGTATTTATCAGGCTTCGACTTCCGAGCTTTATGGAAAGGTTGAGGAGGTGCCTCAGAACGAGAATACTCCGTTCCATCCGTATTCCCCTTATGCTGTTGCTAAGTTGTACGGATTCTGGATCGTGAAGGAGTATCGTGAGGCTTATGGCATGTATTGTTGTTCAGGCATACTTTTCAATCATGAGAGCGAACGTCGAGGAGAGACTTTCGTTACAAGAAAGATAACTCTTGCCGCAGCCCGCATAGCACAGGGAAAGCAGGAGAAACTGTATCTCGGTAATCTTTCGTCGCTCCGTGACTGGGGCTATGCCAAGGACTATGTGGAATGTATGTGGCTGATACTTCAGCAGCAAAAGCCTGAGGATTATGTGATAGCCACAGGAGAGCAGCATTCCGTGCGTGAGTTTTGTCTTTTGGCATTCCGCCGTGCAGGCATAGAATTGCGTTTCGAAGGAGAGGGAGCCGATGAGGTAGGTATTGATGTAGCTACCGGCAAGGTGGTCATAGAGGTGTCCTCAGACTTTTATCGTCCGACCGATGTTGTGAATCTTTGGGGAGATCCAACGAAGGCTAAAGGGAAACTTGGTTGGGACCCTTCAAAGAAAACGTCATTCGAGGAGCTTGTCAATATAATGGTGGATGCCGATATGGCAAAGGTTGCCATCGAAAGGGCTGGCGAACAGGTTCGGACCAATCTTGTAGAATATCTTGAAAAAGGTATAGTGAAATAG
- the crcB gene encoding fluoride efflux transporter CrcB, which produces MLKVITFIGLGSFLGGVARYGLSRAAVDLAGISSFWGTMAANIMGCFLIGLFYGIFERYNIMSEHWRLFLTVGFCGGFTTFSTFIHENYASITEGRFLQMALYASVSFLVGMLMVHVGHMLAR; this is translated from the coding sequence ATGTTGAAGGTTATCACTTTTATCGGACTTGGCAGCTTCCTGGGTGGCGTAGCAAGGTATGGGTTGTCAAGAGCGGCGGTGGATTTAGCCGGAATTTCATCGTTTTGGGGCACGATGGCTGCTAATATCATGGGGTGTTTTTTGATAGGGCTGTTCTATGGAATTTTTGAGCGTTATAATATTATGAGTGAACATTGGCGTTTGTTCCTCACTGTTGGTTTCTGTGGAGGATTCACCACATTCTCAACCTTCATTCATGAGAACTATGCTTCGATTACTGAAGGACGTTTCCTTCAAATGGCTCTGTATGCATCGGTGAGTTTTCTTGTCGGCATGCTTATGGTGCACGTCGGTCATATGCTTGCACGTTGA
- a CDS encoding lipoate--protein ligase — protein MDLVLPYDDTVKPLPFYLAEEEWLARRFPHRDFFFIWQVEPTVIIGRNQLLDSEVNVRYCRENGIRLVRRKSGGGAVLADMNNIMFSYITSSSDVATTFSGYTSMVARSLRLLGLDASDNSRNDVLIGDRKVSGNSYYHMPGRSIVHGTMLYDFDEEMMSNALTPPSLKLRSHGVTSVRSRVTTIREQLPDLSLAEFKKHILATIPDGTDTLTLSTEDVKEIEAIEREYYRPEWLAGKNPKGSLCATSRIDGVGTVTVHLMVSHGVVRDVTISGDYLETADASSVVSSRLVGTPYERDSIESVLNAADLPGLIPGLSTKDLMNIII, from the coding sequence ATGGACCTTGTCCTGCCATATGATGATACGGTCAAGCCGCTTCCTTTCTATCTTGCTGAGGAGGAGTGGCTTGCAAGGAGATTTCCGCATCGTGATTTCTTCTTTATATGGCAGGTAGAGCCTACAGTGATTATAGGTCGCAACCAGCTTCTCGACAGTGAGGTTAATGTAAGGTATTGCAGAGAGAACGGTATCAGGCTGGTCAGGAGGAAAAGTGGGGGAGGAGCAGTCCTGGCTGACATGAACAACATAATGTTCTCTTACATCACTTCCTCCTCGGATGTCGCAACCACATTTTCTGGATACACCTCTATGGTGGCTCGTTCGCTCAGGCTTCTTGGTCTGGATGCATCGGATAATTCACGGAATGATGTGCTCATAGGCGACCGTAAGGTGTCAGGCAACTCTTATTATCATATGCCGGGAAGGAGCATAGTCCATGGCACTATGCTGTACGATTTCGATGAGGAGATGATGAGCAACGCTCTCACACCACCGTCACTGAAGCTTCGTTCGCATGGCGTGACATCGGTCAGGTCACGTGTAACTACTATTCGCGAGCAGTTACCGGATCTGTCATTAGCCGAATTCAAGAAACATATTCTTGCTACCATACCGGATGGGACTGATACACTGACACTCTCAACTGAAGATGTGAAGGAGATTGAGGCGATAGAACGTGAATACTACCGCCCGGAATGGCTTGCCGGAAAGAATCCTAAAGGTTCATTATGTGCCACTTCTCGTATAGATGGAGTTGGCACTGTTACAGTGCATCTTATGGTTTCACACGGTGTTGTAAGAGATGTGACCATCTCCGGTGACTATCTTGAGACGGCTGATGCATCTTCGGTTGTTTCATCGCGCCTTGTAGGCACCCCATATGAGCGTGATTCAATCGAATCGGTTCTCAATGCCGCTGACTTGCCGGGACTTATTCCCGGATTATCAACCAAAGATTTAATGAATATCATAATATAA
- the gcvT gene encoding glycine cleavage system aminomethyltransferase GcvT, translating to MEEIKKTCLHGRHVAMGAQMTPFGGFDMPIQYEGIVEEHNAVRNACGVFDVSHMGEVLITGPDAEKYVGHIFTNDVRELPAGKILYGMMLNEQGGTVDDLLVYKRADNDFFLVINAANIDKDVAWIKGNAEGYDVEITNLSDELSELAIQGPDAEAVMEQVLGIACSELEFYTFKESLLDGRHILVSRTGYTGEDGFEVYADHDAICSLWDALMDSDRVKPCGLGCRDTLRFEVGLPLYGDELADDISPIEAGLSMFVKLEKPEFIGKEVVERQKAEGTTRKLVGLELADRAIPRHGYEVLNADDEVVGYVTTGYRGISVDKSIAVALVDVPYNAKDSELKVRIRRKTFPARVTAKKFYKKSYKK from the coding sequence ATGGAAGAAATCAAGAAAACCTGTCTGCACGGTCGTCATGTTGCCATGGGTGCGCAGATGACCCCTTTCGGAGGCTTTGACATGCCCATTCAGTATGAAGGTATTGTAGAGGAGCATAATGCTGTCCGCAATGCCTGCGGAGTGTTTGACGTGTCTCATATGGGTGAGGTGCTAATCACCGGTCCGGACGCAGAGAAATATGTAGGTCACATATTCACTAATGATGTCCGTGAGCTTCCTGCCGGAAAGATTCTGTATGGTATGATGCTTAATGAGCAGGGTGGGACTGTCGATGATCTTCTCGTTTACAAGCGCGCCGACAATGATTTCTTCCTGGTGATAAATGCCGCCAATATCGATAAGGATGTTGCCTGGATAAAGGGTAATGCCGAGGGGTATGATGTGGAGATAACAAATCTCAGCGATGAACTATCCGAGCTTGCCATACAGGGTCCTGACGCTGAGGCTGTAATGGAGCAGGTGCTTGGGATCGCTTGCAGTGAGTTGGAGTTTTATACCTTCAAGGAGTCTTTGCTTGACGGCAGACATATTCTCGTGAGTCGCACCGGATACACCGGAGAGGATGGATTTGAGGTCTATGCTGATCATGATGCGATATGCAGCCTTTGGGATGCCCTCATGGACTCGGACAGAGTCAAGCCTTGTGGACTCGGTTGCCGCGACACTCTTCGTTTCGAGGTGGGGCTTCCTCTTTACGGCGATGAGCTGGCTGATGATATTTCACCCATCGAGGCGGGTCTGTCAATGTTTGTCAAGTTGGAGAAACCTGAATTTATAGGCAAGGAGGTCGTTGAGCGTCAGAAAGCGGAGGGGACAACCCGTAAGCTTGTGGGGCTTGAACTTGCTGACCGCGCTATACCTCGTCACGGCTATGAGGTGCTCAATGCTGACGATGAGGTTGTTGGGTATGTCACTACTGGATATCGTGGAATATCGGTTGACAAGAGCATAGCCGTTGCGCTTGTGGATGTGCCTTACAATGCGAAGGATTCGGAACTGAAAGTGCGCATACGCCGCAAGACTTTCCCGGCACGTGTCACCGCAAAGAAATTCTATAAAAAGTCGTATAAAAAATAG
- the gcvH gene encoding glycine cleavage system protein GcvH, translating into MSKIYYAPSHEYVMVDGNIGHVGISDYAQKALGNIVYVDMPEQGDDVTAGEEFGAVESVKAAEDLLSPVSGAVLNINEALIDNPRLLNEDPMGNWIMEVEMTDLSELEGLMDEAAYAAYCESETH; encoded by the coding sequence ATGAGCAAGATATATTATGCCCCCTCTCACGAGTATGTAATGGTTGACGGTAACATCGGTCATGTAGGTATCAGCGACTATGCGCAGAAGGCACTCGGCAACATCGTATATGTCGATATGCCTGAACAGGGTGATGATGTCACCGCCGGTGAAGAGTTTGGTGCTGTCGAGAGTGTCAAGGCTGCCGAGGATCTTCTCTCTCCGGTAAGCGGTGCTGTGCTCAACATCAACGAGGCTCTGATCGACAACCCGCGTCTGCTCAATGAGGACCCGATGGGCAATTGGATTATGGAGGTCGAAATGACAGATCTTTCCGAACTTGAAGGGCTTATGGATGAGGCTGCTTATGCTGCTTACTGCGAATCCGAGACCCATTAA
- the gcvPA gene encoding aminomethyl-transferring glycine dehydrogenase subunit GcvPA: protein MIHRYFPHTPEDIAKMLGRCGIENLDDLYADVPESLMLRRDYDVPSQMSEDEVRRYFKELAESNLQSTCFAGYGFYDHYAPAVINHIISRSEFLTAYTPYQPEISQGTLQYIFEYQTMMTELTGLDVSNASMYDGTTAVAEAVMMAVANARKRNRVLVSSTLNYLYVDVINTYARYHGIVVDMIPEKDGVTDLDAMEQMLASGDVAGVVLPSPNCYGILEDYTGVADKVHAAKSLLIITAPASALGVIKSPGEWGADIAAGEAQSLGMPLNFGGPNLGYMCCVKSLIRKLPGRIVGATTDADGKRTFVLTLQAREQHIRREKATSNICSNQGLMALYAAVYLSLMGPEGLREVNEISCARTHYMVRKLEETGLFEPMFPERPYLCEVAMRYNGTVDLDILLQTLCVDYGVLAGVQTDDDCVVLCATEKRTVEEIDALAEAFVSAHNDLKDINSQN from the coding sequence ATGATTCACAGATATTTTCCGCATACTCCCGAGGATATTGCCAAGATGCTCGGGAGATGCGGCATAGAGAATCTTGATGATCTCTATGCCGATGTTCCGGAATCGCTCATGCTGAGGAGGGACTATGATGTCCCGTCGCAGATGAGCGAGGATGAGGTGCGCCGTTATTTCAAGGAGCTTGCCGAGAGCAATCTCCAGTCCACATGTTTTGCCGGATATGGTTTCTATGATCATTATGCTCCTGCGGTGATTAATCATATCATATCGCGATCGGAGTTTCTCACAGCCTACACCCCTTATCAGCCGGAGATATCCCAGGGTACGCTCCAGTACATTTTTGAGTATCAGACCATGATGACGGAGCTTACAGGGCTTGATGTGTCAAACGCCTCGATGTATGATGGCACTACGGCTGTGGCTGAGGCTGTGATGATGGCTGTAGCCAATGCACGCAAGCGTAACAGGGTGCTTGTGAGCTCTACTTTGAATTATCTTTATGTTGATGTCATCAACACGTATGCCCGCTACCATGGTATTGTGGTCGATATGATACCCGAGAAAGATGGTGTTACGGACCTTGATGCCATGGAACAGATGTTGGCATCGGGGGATGTTGCAGGAGTCGTATTGCCGTCTCCAAACTGCTATGGTATACTTGAGGACTATACCGGAGTTGCCGATAAAGTACATGCTGCAAAGTCGCTGCTTATTATCACAGCTCCGGCGTCGGCACTCGGTGTGATCAAGAGCCCTGGGGAATGGGGTGCGGATATAGCAGCCGGAGAAGCACAGTCGCTCGGTATGCCGCTTAACTTCGGCGGGCCTAATCTAGGATACATGTGCTGTGTCAAGTCTCTTATCCGTAAACTTCCAGGACGCATCGTAGGTGCTACTACCGATGCAGACGGCAAGCGCACATTTGTGCTCACCCTTCAGGCGCGCGAGCAGCATATACGCCGTGAAAAGGCAACATCCAACATCTGCTCCAATCAGGGACTCATGGCTCTGTATGCTGCGGTCTATCTCTCTCTAATGGGACCCGAAGGGTTGCGTGAGGTCAATGAGATATCTTGTGCGCGTACTCATTATATGGTGCGTAAGCTTGAGGAGACCGGGTTGTTTGAGCCTATGTTCCCTGAGCGTCCGTATCTCTGTGAAGTTGCTATGCGATACAATGGGACTGTCGATCTTGATATACTTTTGCAGACATTGTGCGTTGATTACGGAGTGCTTGCCGGAGTGCAGACCGATGATGATTGTGTAGTGCTTTGTGCTACCGAGAAACGTACTGTAGAAGAGATCGATGCTCTTGCCGAGGCGTTCGTTTCCGCACACAATGACTTGAAAGACATCAACTCACAAAACTGA